Within Equus przewalskii isolate Varuska chromosome 9, EquPr2, whole genome shotgun sequence, the genomic segment atgtctgctaaTGCCAtaattgattagtgatgtctgcctcAGGCACCAGCAGGAAGCATGGTGGTATGTGTGTCATACATTTGCCTACTCCGTCCTGGAGCCAATGTTTGACCTCCCATCGGCCCAGGGTCACATCAGGACTGTTCCAGGTTCAGACATAAAGGAATAGGGGGGCCAGCGAGgctcaccaaacacacacaccttGCAGCCGCCGACTCAGCTCCTTGGTGAAGAGGACGATGGCCAGCTTACTCTGGCAGTAGGCTGCTTTGGTGTCATACTTCCTCTTCTCCCAGTTCAAGTCATCAAAGTCTATGTGCCCAGCAACATGGGCCAAGGATGAGAGGTTGATGATCCGCGAGGGGGCCGAGGCTTTCAGCTTGTCCAGCAGTAAGTTAGTCAAAAGAAAGTGACCTGGGTGAAGGATgacaaaaaaataacttttactgAACTCTTACCACATGCATAGGACCATACTGAGAACATTAGCTTATTTCACCCTCCCAATAACCCATGGTTCTCAACCGGAAGCAACTTTGCCCCCCAAGGGAACATTTGGTGATATCTGGAGACAATTTGGTCATCACAgctgcagagagaagagggaaagcgACTGCCAtctggtgggtggaggccaggaatgctgttCAACATCCTaccatgcacaggacagtccccacaacaaagaatgatggACCCCAAATGACAAGCACTGCTACAACCCTATGAGGTCAGCAGGGGAAGAGACTGCCTTCTGTCCCCCAAAACCCTTTCTCCATTGCTCCTTCAGTAATAGAATTTTTGGCTGTGCACAGAGTGCCCAGtgaaagactacatttcccagactcccttgcagctacaTCAGGTCATGTGACTGAGTCCCACCAACAGGATGTGAATGAGAGTAATGTgtgctatgggttgaattgtgtcccccccttGACCCCTCAAAAAATATGCTGAAGTCCTAccctccaggacctcagaatgtgaccttatttggagacagcaTCTTTACAGAGGTGACCAAGTTTAATGAAGTGATTAGAgaggaccctaatccaatatgacaggtGCCCACCCAACGCCCATTTCCCCCTCGCCCTTCCTGACAGAACTCCAGTTGCTTCAGGGTGACAACAGATAGACTGACAGAGGGAATGAGTCTGAGGGACAGACTGACAAAGGGACAACAGGCCAAGAGACTGATGGAGGATCTGAAGGGCTGACTGGGCATCTAGTGATGAAGGGGCAGCTCCCTGACCCACCAGGTGACCCCACGAGTGGCTGCCCAGCCACCCTGGGAAGTGGAGGAGGCTTCCCTCGCGGAGCCTGTGTCTGGCCCCCCACAGACCCCACTCACCCCCCAGGCCAACACCAACGCCACACAGCCCTCAGCCGCAGCCTCACCCAGGTAGTTGACCCCAAACTGCATCTCGAAGCCGTCCTCAGTGGTCCAGTGGGGGCAGCGCATCACGGCCGCGTTGTTCACCAGGACGTGCACCTGCTCTTCCTCTGGAAGACAGGGGTGAGGGCAAACGCATCAGCTCCGTGCCTGCCATCAGGGCACAGAGCCCCCTGCACTGGGCTGAAGAGTGTCCCCTAAACATCTGTGTCCCCCCGGAACAGGTGAATGTGACCTCTTTTTGGAAAGGGAGTCTTTgcagaagtaatcaagttaagatgaggccacagggtgggccctaatccaacgtggccagtgtccttataagaaggggaaacgtggacacagacatgcacacaggagAAGGTCGTgcgaggacagaggcagagagtggagagaTGCAGCTACCGGCCAGGGAACGCCAAGGATGGACGGCCAccgccagaagctggaggaggctggaaggTTCTACCCAGAGTCTCGGAGAGAATgtagccctgccagcaccttgatcttggacttctggcctccagaactgagagaacaTATTttcgttgttttaagccacgcagtTTGCAGTGCTTTGTTACGACAGCCACAGGAGACGAATACACCTCCACCTTAGCCTGTGACATCTtttctaagaagagaaagaagccatGTCTGCTGCAAGGAGCCTCTGGGCCTCAAACTGGGGGGTCCCTGGGGGGGCTGGGGTTCTGCAGGCAGACAGTCCTGCGTCTGACTCCCAACCCAACTTCACTTGCACGAGGAACTGTCCAcatcagaacctcagtttcctcatgtgtaaaatgggatgaGTAACAGCGCCTGCCTCCCTGGGtcagtttgctggggctgctgtgacaacGACCACAGGCTGGACGGCTTCAACAGACATGTCTCGTCTCATGTTCTCTGGggtctgggggctggaagtccgagatcaaggtgtcactGGGTTGCTTCCTTCTGGGGCCATGAGGGAGACTGTCCCAGACCTCTCACCTTGGCTCGTAGATGGGGTCTTCTCCCCGTGTCTCTTCACCTTGTCTTCCCTCTGAACCTGTCTgcctctgtgtccaaatgtcccctttcTATAAGGACAATGGTCATGTTGGATGAGGGCCCACTCTAatcacctcattttaacttgattacttccTTGAAGACCCTACCTCCAAATAAGGgcccattctgaggtactggagagGTTAGGACCCCAACATATCTTTAAGAGGGGGAAACAACAGAAGCCATCAACACGCCCAAAGTGGTTTTCAGGATCAATGGAGATAACAAATTAGTTTATTTGCGGTCAGGGGTGTAACAGCCGTCAGGAACACAAGCTCTGGAGCCTGAGAGATGGGGGTTCAAACCCCAGACTCTACCCCTGGCCAGCTGTATGGCCCTGCCAAGTCACACGAcatctctgtgactcagtttccccctctgtaaaaaAGGATCATAATGGAACCTGCTGGGTAGAATGGTGTAATTATTATTCATTAAGCAAGTATTTTCTAAGCACCTCTTATTGGGCACTGGAGATACAGGGTGGACAGGACAGTCAGGGACACTGGGGAGTAGCTGAGAGTCCAGCATATACCAACTACACACATAGGGGAATTCTCCGTGAGAAGAGCCGTGATGGAAGCAAATGGGGGACCATGATAGAGGATATTGTGGTGCTGCGAGGAAGCCCAGGGTCCTCTCTCAGGGATGACATAGAAGCTGAGACCAGAAGGATGAGATGGGCCAGCCATGTGAGGATCCAGGAAAGTACAGTCCTGGTGGGGGCACAGCACATGCAAAGGGCCTGCGGCTGGAACAAGGCTCCATGCACAGTGCTGAGCACCCAGAAAGCCTGaactgacttttttgttttgttttgtttatctgggaatgccTTTATCTTGcctcattgtttttaattgtggtaaaatatacctaacataaAATTCAGCATCTTAAGCACTTTTAAGTTCACTCACGTTTTCATTCCTGGCTGTTGATCTCAGGGAAACATGGGGAAGCCAGTATTTGGCTTGCCAAAAACGTCAGACTTGACTTCATTTCAGCCTCAAAACAACCCCATAAGGTAGAAGGAATTATTATCCCATGTCCCAGAAGAGGAACGTGTGGCTCAGAGAGATGTCGCCTGCCCAGGTGTGCCCAGCTCGGGTCCTTGCTGCCCCCACGGCCCTCTGGGGAGCTGAGTGCTCTGGGCACTGGTCTCCATAGCTGGAAACGGGGATGAGAGGGGCTCATGGGCAGGATCAACTGGGACCCTATCCATGAAGCATACGGTGCTGTCCCAGGTACACagaaggcacttaataaatgtttatccactcatccccCTTAGACCTAGGGGCTGGCATTACTCCCTCAGTGCTCTATGTGATCTCCACCACAGCACCTCTGACACCCACTCGGTGATGGGAATGGCTCCATCTTGATCCCCTTGGACTCAGGGTGGGTGGTCAATATgaatgtatggatggatggatggatggataaatggatggatggatggatagatggataaatggatggatggatggatgaatgaaatgggtggacggatggatggatggatggatagatggatggatggatggatggatggatggatgggtggatgggtggatggatgaatgaaatggatggacggatggatggattgatggacagatggatggatggatgaatggatggatggaaggatggatggacggacggatggatgaacaaatggatggatgaaatggatggacggatggatggatggatcaatgagtggatggacggatgaatgaatagatggatggatggatgaatgaatggctggatggatgaatggatggatggacagatggatgaatggatggagggatgaatgAGCACCTGCACCTGCCTCCCCTACCACTCTGTGAGCACCTCTAAAACAGCTTTGACTCATCTCCACGTCCCCAGCTCCCAATCGGGAGGTCTCAGAGACCCCACCAATTTCCCTTTACTGACCTATTAACTGAATACTCGAGTATTTACAGAGTGGGGCATGTCAACGCTAGACAAGAAAGTCTGCCAAGCCCATTCTAGTGTCAGTCCAGAGGACATGAAGCAGAGAGGGTCAGCAAGGATGTTCCCtacagcctttatttttttttttatttaattatttcctaCAGCCTGATTTATCAGGGAAAATTGGCAATAACCTAAATGCCTAACAGCAGGAGATTTGACAAACAATAGGCCACTTACACCCCAGCATTCACAGCggcctttaaaaatgtgttctcaAGTCTATTTAAGGATGTAAGAGAACAGAAAAGTATACAGGTGTGGTCctagttttgtaaaaaaatatataactacacacacacacacgcacacaagtGTGGTAGGAAAAAGGCTGGAAGGAAATCTGTCAAAAGCTTAACAGTGATTCCACCTTTCACAATGTATCCATACATCacatcatcacattgtacactttaaacatactataattctatttgttaaattttaataaagctAGAGAAAATAATACGcacatacattatatatagtatatttgtatatatagtcTACGTATAGTATACCTATGACTGTACAGATCATACACAGTAATTAAGCGAAGACAGCACTATGGGAGAAATCGAGACTTTGAGCCTAGTTCTGCAGATCCAGATCTGTAATCGTGTGTTTGACCTGGAGCTGATCTCTGTAGATATTTCGCTATCAGGATCCACCTGAATTCTCTTTCTTGGGTCATCTTACTCAACCATTACACAGGCTGCGTCCTTCCCCTGCGTCTCCCTGGTGCTTAGCACAGAGTCTCAGGACACATAGGTATCACAGTTGGGTGAATtatcaaaataacaaaaataaacagatatgGGCCCAGctcggtggccgagtggttaagttcatgcactccacttcggcagcccagcgttcgccatttcagatcctgggagtggacctacacactgcttatgaagccatgctgtgatggcatcccacataggacaacaagaaggacttacaactaggatatacagtgatgtactggggctttggggagaaagaaaaaaaagaggaagattggcaacagatgttagctcagggccaatcttcttcacacacacaaaaaaaaatgatatattcaaagccaatcttcctacatattattaatttgtattgttaaaataaagaatagtagCTATCTTTTCAAGATGAAGGCTTCATGACATAGGAAAAAAAGGCTAACAGTGATTCCCTTGGGGTTGGTGTGGCAACAAAGGTGTTCAGCTCTTTCTCCTTTACATTGTTCAGTAGTTTATagattttccaaaatgaacaTGTATGTCTTTGCATCAGGGTAAAAAAAAGACCcgcaataaatgtttatttattcactcttcCTAGCAGCGGCTGCTCTGTCTCCGGCCTGGCTTTCCCGTTTTCATTTAACACCGAGTTGGGTGGAGAGAAGAAGCTGTGGCAGAGATCTGCAAAGAGCCTCCTGCGTGTGAGAAGAAACATGTAGAAGGATGATCACAGCAGCACTGCTTGTAGCAGCGAAAGGCTGGAGGTCAGCGAACTGCCATTCAGAAAGGCCTGGCGGGGCCGCGCGTGGAACACCATGTGGCCACAGGAGAGGAATGAGGAAGCCCCGCCTGCAACGGCTCCACGAGAGACCAGGGGAGACAAGCACCGGGCAACACAGCAGGCTCCGGTGTGTATAAAACAGCCCAGGGGAGGTGTAGACGCCCACGTGCTTTATAAATGCATAAACCGTCTCCAAACGGACATACAAGAGGTGGCACAGGGACACATCTGAGGAAGGCACCCAGACAGCGAGGGGTGCGCGTTTTGCTGTATCCTCGTTTGTACTTTCTGAATGCTTAATCCTGTAAATGTCATTCTCCccgaaaaataaatacatgaacagTTCTGAGAACACCCAGTGGGAAACAAAAAGAGGGAGTCATTAGCCAGGGTGACAGAAGCGCAGAAGAACGCCAGCCTGATACCTGGATTTGCAAAAAGACAGCCCGCAAAGCAAGCGGGAGCTCCGGGCACTCTGCGCCGTGACTCTGGGTCCCCCACTAGTGCACGTCTTGTCACGGCGTGTCCCCACAGGACTGGGCGAgccctggaagcagagcctgagtctgagtcatctctgtgtccccagtaTCACCCCAGAGAGAGCAGGAACCCGGGGAAATGGGATGAATCAGGGTCCCAcccctctcctccaccttccTGCACATCTAACCCCATCTGCCTCTGCTTCCTGTAGGATCCAAGCAAACGCAGGGGGAATTAGCTTTCCCACGGAGCAGGAGCCAGCACTGTTTCTGTAAATGACCAGATCGAGACCGTCTGTCTCTACCCAACTCTGCCGTCGTGGGACTAATGCAGCCACAGACAGCCCATAAACCAACGGGCGCGACTGTGTGTGagccaatgaaactttatttatccAAACTGCAATTTGCCTTCCATTTAATGTTCATGTGTcgcaaaatattattcttttgctttttctcagccatttaaaaatgtaaaatatgtaaatgtgaaaaactataaaaaggtaaaatcttCACCCCGGGCTGTACAAGAACAGGGGGTGACCAGACCGGCCCGGGGGCCACAGTCTGCCAACACCCCACTCGAGGACCTGCCTGGTTTAATTTGCTCCTCAAAGCCTGGCCACCCAAGACCTCCCCGAACAACGCCGGCATCCTCCCTCCTACCTGCAAGGATCTTCGTGGCGAACTCTCGGACGGACCTGAGGGAGGCCAGGTCCAGGTGCCTCGCATTGACACGGTGATTAAGGGTCTCCCCGCGAATTTCCTTTGCTGCCGCCTCACACTTCTCCATGTCTCGACAGGCCAGAATGACATTGCCTCCTGGAAGCcaaggacagaaaataaaattaagaaaagaaaattcaagtatGTAcacccaagacaaatgaaaataaaaaagccGCACAAaggtgtgtacacacatgtacacagcAGCACTACTCATGCCAGCCAATAGGCGGAAACGACCCAAGtgaccatcaacagatgaaggaacaaagaaaacatggtcaatccataccatggaatattactcagccgtgaaaaggaatgaagccctGATACACACTACATCACAGATGAACCTCAAagacatgctgagtgaaagaagccagacataaaaggacacatagtgtatgattccattcatacaaaatgtccagaaaagacaaatccaTATTAGGTAGATTAGTGATTTCCCAGGAAGGGTGGGGATGAGGAATTAGGGGGTGATGGCTAAGGGGAGTGACGTTTTGTTtcgggggtgatgaaaatgttctgaaatggACAGTGGTGATAGTTGtccaactctgtgaatatactaaaaatcactgaattgtacactttaaatgggtgaactgtgtAATGtgtgaattaaatctcaatacagctgtagaaaaaaaaattttttttaattagaaaaatgacaACAGGAATCAAGGGGCAACGATGTTGACCGTGTGGATCTCTGAGGCTTATCCCACCCACAGCTGGACCCTGCTGCCTCTGACACACCCCACTGCCCCCTCACAGAGTCCAGAACAGAACTCACGGGACCCCATGAATCTGTTCGTCCTTCTGGTGGCAGCCGGGCCCTCAGGACAGCAATGGGCGTGTCTGTCCAATTTCCCTTCTCACCTCTTCCTGGGAGGAGCACGTGTCCCTCCCTTGGAGAAACTCCATGTGGTCGGGGGTGGGGGATGCCCATCACAACCCCCACCGTCTGACCTCAGGAGTGGACAGGCAGCGCAGGCCTGGTCCATCAAGGACCCACTCCCCTGGCAACCCCAACTCAACAAGCCCAAAGAAAGTTTCCCATCGCCCCTCAGCCTCACCCCTGCCCGGTGCAGCCTTCCCACCCCAGCCAATGGCAGCTCTGGTCTTCCCGGTGTGCAAACCAAAGACCGTGACTCCTCCCATTCTGGTGCCTGACCCCACAGGAAACCCCACTGATTCCAACAGTGAAAGAGACCTGCCTGTGCTGAGGAGAGCATTCTCCGTGGACCTCCCCCATAACCCCAGTCCAACCATGCAAAAACGGCTTACAAACCCAACTGAAGGGCATTCTACAAGATGCCCTGACCAGTAAGCCCAGAAGAACCTGCAGCCAGGTCTTGACCCCTGACCTCTGACCCAGGTCCCGACCCAGCCATTAGGACTGCATCCAACTGGAGTAGGAAAGAGCGAGgccaaggcaaagagaaaaaccaaaaccaaaactgCTGAGCGTTCACGGCCTCCTCTGATGCCCCGAACCCTCCCTTGCCTCTTGCAGGAACATGAGCCTTCTTGGCTTAAGCTGGTGTGAGTTTGGTTTCTGCCACTTGCAACCAGATGACCCAGAGGAGCTTAACATCCCCCAGGAAACCAAACCCTCCCCG encodes:
- the RDH13 gene encoding retinol dehydrogenase 13 isoform X2, with amino-acid sequence MEKCEAAAKEIRGETLNHRVNARHLDLASLRSVREFATKILAEEEQVHVLVNNAAVMRCPHWTTEDGFEMQFGVNYLGHFLLTNLLLDKLKASAPSRIINLSSLAHVAGHIDFDDLNWEKRKYDTKAAYCQSKLAIVLFTKELSRRLQGTGVTVNALHPGVARTELGRHTGLHSSAFSSFMLGPIFWLLVKSPQLAAQPSTYLAVAEELEGVSGKYFDGLKEKAPAPEAEDEEVARRLWAESAHLVGLEMSHGSSVKGQPLPK